A genome region from Arachis duranensis cultivar V14167 chromosome 6, aradu.V14167.gnm2.J7QH, whole genome shotgun sequence includes the following:
- the LOC107493684 gene encoding uncharacterized protein LOC107493684, giving the protein MAKMSRDHSASGSMHMRKTIEEALELIETVATNQHLYLAVETFMKGEVKAISTEPNPREQDGPLTQQLHALAQQLLELQEALRETQASNRNVEAQLSQTRQQLSKQITEECHAIQLRSGKSLNTQPQYNKRSKEEKLTEEHQTDVQDISEGRGSNKGIEHPSKGGQSPIDNTPHIASNPLSNAQGTQPPSTKIDEYKAKMPFPQKLHQVKKYKQFVRFADYLKTLEIKIPFAEALEQIPSYTKFMKDILSHKKDGREAETVFLTEECSAVIQNSLLEKLKNLGSFMIPCTLGNACTRTALCDLGGRINLIPASLIKKLCLTNEVKPTRICLQLADGSVKIPSGVVENMIVRVVPFTFPTDFVVLDMDGHKSASLILGRPFLTTRRTLIDV; this is encoded by the exons ATGGCTAAAATGTCTCGGGACCACTCTGCTAGTGGTTCCATGCATATGAGAAAGACCATTGAAGAGGCTCTCGAGCTTATTGAGACAGTTGCCACTAATCAGCATCTATACTTAGCTGTTGAGACTTTTATGAAAGGAGAGGTTAAGGCAATATCTACTGAACCTAACCCTCGAGAACAAGATGGCCCATTGACTCAGCAACTCCACGCCCTTGCCCAACAACTACTGGAATTGCAAGAGGCTTTGCGGGAAACTCAGGCTTCCAACAGGAATGTAGAAGCCCAGCTGAGTCAAACAAGACAACAGTTATCTAAGCAAATAACAGAGGAATGCCATGctattcaactgaggagtgggaaatCCTTAAACACCCAACCTCAGTACAACAAAAGATCAAAGGAAGAAAAGCTAACAGAGGAACATCAGACTGATGTCCAAGACATCTCTgagg GAAGGGGCAGCAACAagggcattgaacacccaagCAAGGGTGGTCAGTCACCTATTGACAACACCCCTCATATAGCTAGTAACCCTCTTTCCAATGCACAAGGTACTCAACCTCCATCAACCAAGATTGATGAGTATAAGGCCAAGATGCCATTCccgcagaaactccatcaagtGAAGAAATATAAACAGTTTGTTCGCTTTGCGGATTATCTCAAAACATTAGAGATCAAAATCCcttttgcagaggctcttgaaCAGATACCTTCTTATACTAAGTTCATGAAGGacatcttaagtcataagaaggatggGAGAGAGGCAGAAACAGTcttcctcactgaagaatgcagtgcagtcattcaaAATAGCTTACTAGAGAAACTTAAGAATcttgggagctttatgataccatgcacttTAGGGAATGCTTGCACAAGGActgctctatgtgatcttgggggaaggatcaacctaatacctgcttCATTAATAAAGAAGCTTTGCTTGACTaatgaagtcaaaccaacccgcatatgccttcaacttgctgatggttctGTTAAGATCCCATCAGGAGTAGTTGAAAATATGATTGTTCGGGTTGTACCCTTTActtttcccactgactttgtggtttTGGATATGGATGGGCACAAGAGTGCATCCCttatcctaggaagacccttcctaacTACAAGaagaaccctcattgatgtctaA